The Dioscorea cayenensis subsp. rotundata cultivar TDr96_F1 chromosome 19, TDr96_F1_v2_PseudoChromosome.rev07_lg8_w22 25.fasta, whole genome shotgun sequence genome includes a window with the following:
- the LOC120250022 gene encoding agamous-like MADS-box protein MADS3 isoform X1: MGRGRVELKRIENKINRQVTFSKRRNGLLKKAYELSVLCDAEIALIIFSSRGKLYEFGSAGTSNTLERYKRCCYNAHDLTIANRDSQNWCQEVSKLKAKFESLQRSQRHLLGEDLGPLSVKELQQLERQLETALAQARQRKTQIMLDQMEELRKKERHLGDINKQLKSKVLLFNTNLQEEGVSFSAIQGSWEGDISTALPNHGFTLHPHSSSMDAPILQIGYHPFVPPEAAAMPRNSNTTNHGENNFMHGWIL, encoded by the exons atgggGAGAGGAAGAGTTGaattgaagaggattgagaatAAGATCAACAGGCAAGTGACCTTCTCCAAGAGAAGGAATGGTTTGCTGAAGAAGGCTTATGAGCTCTCTGTTCTTTGTGATGCTGAGATAGCTCTCATCATCTTCTCTAGCCGTGGAAAGCTCTATGAGTTTGGAAGTGCTGG TACAAGCAACACGCTTGAGCGATATAAACGTTGTTGTTACAATGCTCATGATCTCACAATCGCTAATCGTGATTCGCAG AACTGGTGCCAAGAGGTGTCCAAGCTTAAAGCTAAGTTTGAATCACTGCAAAGATCTCAGag GCATTTACTTGGAGAAGATCTTGGACCACTAAGTGTGAAAGAATTGCAGCAATTGGAGAGGCAACTTGAAACTGCCCTTGCACAAGCTAGGCAAAGAAAg ACACAGATAATGCTGGACCAAATGGAAGAACTCCGAAAGAAA GAACGTCACCTTGGAGACATAAACAAGCAACTCAAAAGCAAGGTTTTGCTCTTCAACACAAAT CTACAAGAAGAAGGAGTCTCATTCAGTGCTATTCAAGGTTCATGGGAAGGAGATATCAGTACTGCACTTCCCAACCATGGATTCACTTTGCATCCTCATTCTAGCTCAATGGATGCTCCCATTCTTCAAATAGG GTATCATCCCTTTGTTCCTCCTGAAGCAGCTGCCATGCCAAGGAACAGTAATACTACTAATCATGGGGAGAACAACTTCATGCATGGTTGGATTCTTTGA
- the LOC120250022 gene encoding agamous-like MADS-box protein MADS3 isoform X2, with the protein MGRGRVELKRIENKINRQVTFSKRRNGLLKKAYELSVLCDAEIALIIFSSRGKLYEFGSAGTSNTLERYKRCCYNAHDLTIANRDSQNWCQEVSKLKAKFESLQRSQRHLLGEDLGPLSVKELQQLERQLETALAQARQRKTQIMLDQMEELRKKERHLGDINKQLKSKLQEEGVSFSAIQGSWEGDISTALPNHGFTLHPHSSSMDAPILQIGYHPFVPPEAAAMPRNSNTTNHGENNFMHGWIL; encoded by the exons atgggGAGAGGAAGAGTTGaattgaagaggattgagaatAAGATCAACAGGCAAGTGACCTTCTCCAAGAGAAGGAATGGTTTGCTGAAGAAGGCTTATGAGCTCTCTGTTCTTTGTGATGCTGAGATAGCTCTCATCATCTTCTCTAGCCGTGGAAAGCTCTATGAGTTTGGAAGTGCTGG TACAAGCAACACGCTTGAGCGATATAAACGTTGTTGTTACAATGCTCATGATCTCACAATCGCTAATCGTGATTCGCAG AACTGGTGCCAAGAGGTGTCCAAGCTTAAAGCTAAGTTTGAATCACTGCAAAGATCTCAGag GCATTTACTTGGAGAAGATCTTGGACCACTAAGTGTGAAAGAATTGCAGCAATTGGAGAGGCAACTTGAAACTGCCCTTGCACAAGCTAGGCAAAGAAAg ACACAGATAATGCTGGACCAAATGGAAGAACTCCGAAAGAAA GAACGTCACCTTGGAGACATAAACAAGCAACTCAAAAGCAAG CTACAAGAAGAAGGAGTCTCATTCAGTGCTATTCAAGGTTCATGGGAAGGAGATATCAGTACTGCACTTCCCAACCATGGATTCACTTTGCATCCTCATTCTAGCTCAATGGATGCTCCCATTCTTCAAATAGG GTATCATCCCTTTGTTCCTCCTGAAGCAGCTGCCATGCCAAGGAACAGTAATACTACTAATCATGGGGAGAACAACTTCATGCATGGTTGGATTCTTTGA